In the genome of Candidatus Margulisiibacteriota bacterium, the window GTGGCCGGTCGTGTGGATGAAACAATCGCCCGGGCAAAGCTTTTCGCTGATCCGGCAGGAACGGAAACAGAGGCGCTTAATATGCTCCCGGGCGCTGATATCGACTTCCCGGCAATAAGCGCCGGCCTTGACCGCCTTGATCGCCCGGCGCTGCGCCTCCTTTATCATAGCATAAAGTGCCGCGTACTTGGCGGTCGGTTTGCCGATAAAGAAGGTCCGGGTGAGATCGGAGCAGTAACCCCGGTATTTGGCTCCCAGGTCGACGACCACCTGCTCCCCGGCCCGCAGGCGCCGGTTGGTCGGCCGGGCGTGGGGGTCCAGAGAGCGCGGGCCGGCGGCGACGATGAGCGGGAACGACGGTTTGGCGTCCCGGGCGGCCAGCTCCTGCGTGATCCAGGCGGCGATCTGCCGCTCCGTTTGCCCCGGCTTGACCCGGAGCGCGCGCATGACTGCGCACGCTATCTTGATCGCCTGCCGCTGAGCGGGCTTCATTGCTTGAGGGAGGCGAGCGCGGCCTTTAACCCGAGCAGGTAGCTGTTGACGCCGAAACCGGAGATCTGGCCGACGGCGACCGGCGCGATGACCGATTTATGGCGGAATTCCTCGCGGGCGTAGATGTTGGAGAGGTGGACCTCGACGGTCGGCAGGCCGGCCCCGGCGATCGCGTCGCGGATCGCCACGCTGTAATGGGTGTAAGCGCCCGGATTGATGACCAGCGCCCGGCACTCCTTGCGCGCCTTACCGATCGCTTCGACGATCTCCCCTTCCCCGTCCAGCTGGCGGATGTCCAGTTCGACACCCTCGTTTTTCGCCAGTTCCCGGAGTTTTTCGTCGATCTCGGCCAGGGTAAAATTGCCGTACACGGCCACTTCCCGCTCTCCCAAGTGAGCCAGGTTGGGCCCGTGAATGATCAGGATTTTCGTTGCCATACTTGCCTCCCCGCCCACCGACAGGCAGGCCTGACAAAATGTACCATAAATGCTATAATTTTTCAATCATGGCGAAAAAGCGGGTCCGCCGGGAAAAATTCTTCCTGCTGATCTTTCTGATCGTCCTGGCCGCTTTAGCCGGCCTGGCGCTGCAGATCATCGTCCAGCTCCCGGACACCGAGGTCCTTAATTCTTACCTGCCGAGCGAAAGCACCATCCTCTTTTCGGCCGACGGCAAGGTCCTGGCCCGCTTTCACCAGGAAGAGAACCGGCAGGTGGTGCCGCTCTCCAAGATCTCCCCGTTCTTCCAGAAAGCGGTGATCGCGACCGAGGACCCCAACTTTTACGGCCACCACGGGCTCGATTTTTACGGGATCATCCGGGCCGGGATCAAGAACTTCGCTTACGGCCGGATCGTGGAGGGGGGCAGTACCATCACCCAGCAGCTGGCCAAGAACCTCTTCTTACATAAAAGGAAGACGCTGACCCGCAAGCTGGCGGAAGCGCTCATTGCCATGCAGATCGAGCGGCGCTACACCAAGGAAGAGATCCTGGAGCTCTACCTGAACCAGGTTTACCTGGGACACAACGCGTACGGGATCGAATCGGCCGCCAACCTTTATTTCGGCAAGACCGCGGCGGACCTCGACCTGGCCGAATCGGCCATGATCGCCGGGCTGATCCGCGGGCCGGAGCTCTACTCGCCTTACCGCAATTTCAAGGGTTCCAAGCTCCGCCAGATCTTCGTGATCAATAAAATGCTCGACCACGGCCTGATCAACGAGCGCGAAGGGAAGCTGGCGGCGATCGCCAGCCTCGAATTCTCGCCGAAAAACCTGAAAAGCCTGGGGGAGATCGCCCCCTACTTTATCAGCTACGTCCTGCAGGAGCTGACGGATAAATACGGCGAGGAGCTGGTTTACCACGGCGGCCTCAAGGTCTACACCTCGCTGGACAGCCGGATGCAGGCGGCCGCCGAGGAGATCATCACCCGGACGATCTCCGCCGAAGGGAAGATGTATAATTTTTCCCAGGCCGCGCTCGTCTCCATCGACCCGCGGACCGGCTACATTAAGGCGCTGGTCGGCGGGGCCGATTTCTTCGAAAGCAAGTTCAACCGGGTGACGCAGGCCAAGCGCCCGCCCGGTTCCTCTTTCAAGCCGTTCGTCTATACCGCGGCGATCGAGCAAGGGATCTCGCCCGGCGAGATCTTGCAGGATACCCAGACCACTTTCCAGGTCTGGCCGAACCGCTGGAACCCGGGCGGCACCTGGTCGCCCAACAACTTTGATATGAAGTTCCACGGCGCGGTCACGATGCGGCAGGCGCTGGAGCGTTCGCTCAATATCCCGTCGATCAAGCTGCTGGAGCGGGTCGGCATCCAGAGCGCGATCGACGTCGCCCAGAAAATGGGGATCAAAAGCCGGTTGGAGCCGGGCCTCTCCCTGGCGCTCGGCGCTTCCGAAGTGACGATCCTGGAGCTGACCTCGGCGTTCGGCGTTTTTGCCAACGGCGGGATCCGGGTCGAGCCGACCGCCATCGTCAAGATCGAGAACCGCGACGGCGTGACCCTTTTTAACCACAAGAACATCGAGCGCCGCGTGCTGGACGAGAACGTGGCGGCGATCATGGTCGACATGATGAAAGGCGTCCTGACGCGGGGGACCGGCGTCCGCGGCCGGATCGAGCGGCCGGCGGCGGCCAAGACCGGCACTTCGCAGGACTTCAAGGACGCCTGGTTCGAAGGGTTCGTCCCCCAGCTGGTGACCGGGGTCTGGGTCGGCAACGACAACAATACGCCGATGAAAGGGATCGCCGAGGTCGCCATCTGCCCGCGGATCTGGCAGGCGTATAACCGGATCGTCCTGGCCGGGCAGCCGGTGCTCGATTTCCCGCAGCCGGAAGGGTTAGTTACCGTGCGGCTCTGCCTCGACAGCGGCAAGCTGGCCGGGCCGAATTGCCCGCCTAACCGGGTCCGCGCCGCCACGCTCTGGCAGAAAGACGCGCCGGGCGGCAGCTGCGACCTGCACCAGCCGGGCGACCAGCTCGAGCCGGTGACCGGTGAAGCGACCGAAGACGAGGAACCGGCCGAGGAGCCGACCGAATGATCAAATTCGGCACGGACGGCTGGCGGGCCAGGATCGCCGACGAGTTCACCTTCGAGAACCTCCGGCTGGTGACCCAGGCGCTGGTCGACCTGCTCAAGGAGAAAGGGTTGGCGGACAAGGGGGTCGCGGTCGGCTACGACAATCGTTTCCAGTCGGAAGATTTTGCCCGGGCGGCGGCGGAGGTCTGTTCCGGCGCCGGCCTCAAGACCTTGCTGATGGCGCATGCGCTCCCCTCGCCCACGCTCTCTTTCACGGTCAACAACCTCGGCCTCGGCGCCGGCATCATGATCACCGCTTCGCACAACCCGCCCGAATGGAACGGCTTTAAGATCAAGGAAGGTTTCGGCGGCTCCGCTTTTCCGGAAACGACCAGGGCGGTGGAGCAGAACCTGAAAAGCTCGCAATACTTTACCATTGCCGATAAGAACATCACCCTGTTCGATCCCGACCCCGCTTACCTGAAAAAGGTCAGTACGCTGGCGGACTTGCCCGCGATCGAAGCGGCGAACCTGAATATCCTGATCGATCCGATGTACGGCAGCGGGATCGGCAACTTCCAAAAGCTCGGCATCAAGGTTACCGAGATCCGCGGCTGGCGCGATCCGCTGTTCGGCGGGGTCAACCCCGAGCCGCTCCCCGTCAACCTGGAAGAATCTTTCTCCCTGGTCCGGGAATCGGCGCTGCAGCATCCGGACCAGCTGACCGTGTGCATCGTGCTCGACGGCGACGCGGACCGCCTGGCGGCGATCGACGCCACCGGCCGCTTCATCAACACGCACAACATCTTTTGCCTCCTGCTGCGGCACCTGGTCAAGCACCGGAAGTGGAGCGGCGAAGTGGTGAAGACCTTTAATCTGACCAACCTGATCGACAAGCTGTGCCAGTCGTACTGCCTGCCGCTGACGGTGACGCCGATCGGTTTTAAGTACATCGCCAAATTGATCCTGGAAAAAGATATCCTGCTCGGCGGCGAAGAGAGCGGCGGCATGGCGCTGAAAGGTTTTATCCCCGAGCGGGACGGCACGGTGGCCGGGTTGGCCCTGCTGGAGCTGATGGCGATCGAAAAGAAGACCCTGGGGCAGATCCTGGACGAGATGATGGCCGAGCACGGCTTTTACTATTACGACCGGATCGACCTGCACACCGACAAGGCGCAGACGGCCGTGGTCGCGCTGAAGAAACGGCCGCCCCAGGCGATCGGCGGTTTAAAGGTGACGAAGATCGAGGACCTGGACGGCTTGAAGTTCAATTTTGAGGACGGGAGCTGGATCCTCTTCCGCGCTTCCGGCACCGAACCCCTGCTCCGGATCTACTGCGAAGGCCGGACCCCCGACAAACTGAAGCAGATCCTCGGCGCCGGCGAACAGCTCGCTTTAGCCAGTTAAACTACTGCTCGACCGCGTACTTTAGGTCCCCGTTCGTCGCGTCGTAATAGCTGATGCAGGCCTTTTTGCTGCCGTTAAGCGCCAGCGAACAGAATTGCCCGACGTCGCCCGTTGAATCGACCGTAGTTATGTCCCAACTGTCAAAGTTTCGGCGAGCGAACTTCAGGTCTTTGGCTACCGAATCGTAATAAGCGATGCAGACTTCATTCGAACTGGCTACGGCGATCGAATTGTAAGTGAAAGTGCTCCCCGCTTCGACGGTCGAAATGATAAAATCGCCGAAGAGGTTGGTCGTTGCCATCATTTTCCCGGTCGCGGTCGCGTAAGAAATGTAGACGTTACCGTTGTTGTCAACCGCCAGGGAGGTGTCTTCACTGTAGACTGCCCCGCCGCCGTTGAGCAGGATCGGAGTGACAAGCCAAGAGTCGTCGATATCGCCGTAAGTGTACTTCAGTTGGTTCGAAGAATTGACGTAACAAAGATGCTGCCGATCGGGAGCCCCAAGTTTTATCCGGTAAGATATTCCGCCCAGGACATTGCCGCTGTCAGGCGTTCCGTCGGTTGGTGTGTCGTACATCCAGCCGGGGATAGCCCAAAGATGGCCGACATCCAAGTTGGCTTTATAAACGCAGTGCGGCCGATTGGCGCTATCGATTGCCATGTTCGAATACGTGCCGGTGTTATTACTCCCCTCAACCGTGGCCACGCTCCAATTGCCCGCCTCACCGCTTGCCCAAACCGTTCGATTTCTGACGCCGGTATCATGATAACAGCTGATTCGGTTCTTCTGGTCGTTATCGATGGCGATCGAGGTATAGGTCCCCATCGTTCCCCAATTGGCGACCGTTTCTACCCCCCAACCGGGATAAAGGGCGAGGTCTGTCGCATATTTTAAAGCGCTGTTCGTCACATCGTAGTAGCTGATATGCCCGTAACCGCTCCCGTCGATCGCCAGACTGGTGTATTTGCCGACATCGTTGATCGAATCGATCTCGATGATCGTGAAAGCCGCCGTCGTTACGGTGGTGCTGGTGGTGGTCACGGTCGTTGTGGTGGTCGGCGCCGCCGTGGTAGTGGTCGTGACCGTGGTGGTGGTAGTAGTTGGGGCCGGCGCCGTTGTGGTCGTCGTTCCGGCAGCAGTAGTGGTCGTAGTGGCCGGAGTGCCGGTAGTTGTCGTGGTCGCGACGGTGGTCGTCGTAGTCACGGCCGCAGTGGTGGTTGTGGTGGTCGGTGTTCCGCCTCCGCCGCCGCAGCCGGCGGAGATAACGGCCATAATTATAAGCAAAAGCGCAAAAACGCTCAGCTTGTTCATGGTTATTTACCTCCGGTCAGTTCTTTCTCGAACGCTTCTTTCTTGCCGATCCGCTGCAGCTCCGCTTTTTCCCGGGCGACTTCCGCCGGGCGCTTCATCTGCTGGAACAGCTTGAGCAGCTTCTCGTGGACGTCGCGGCTGTCGCCGGCGACCAGCGAAGCTTTCTTGTACTGCTCTGCCGCCAGGTTGCGCTCGCCGGCCGCTTCGTAGGCCTTGCCTAAGACCAGGTATAGTGCCGGATTACCACCCTGCACTTTGACCGCGTTCTCGTATTCGACCAGCGCCAGGTCCTTGCGCCCCAGCATCATGTAAGTGTCCCCCAGGTAGATCGGCAGGAACGGATTGGCCGGGTCCTGGGCGATCGCTTTTTTATATTCGGCTATGGCCAGCGGCGCCATCCCCTTGAACCGGTAATCGTGCGCCCGCAGGGCCGGGTTCAGGACCTCGATCTTCGCCTTGGCCTTGACGCTGCCGAACCACTGGCGCATCGTGCTCTCCTGCTTTTCGCGCAGGACGAGCTGCTCCACCTGGGCGTCGGGGACGGAGAATTTCCGCAGCCGCGAATCGGCGACCTTGATCAGGTGGTAGCCGAACGGCGTCTTCACGATGCCGCTCAGCTCGCCCGGCTTAAGCGCCAGGACGGCCCGCTCGAACTCGGGGAGCATGCTGCCGGTCTTGAAGTAACCGAGATCGCCCCCCTGGGCGGCCGAGCCGGGATCGCGCGAATACGCTTTGGCCAGCGCGGCAAAATCGCCGCCCGCTTTGAGCTGGGCCAGGACCAGCTTGGCGGTCGCTTCGTTGCTGAGCAAAATGTGGCTGGCCCGGATCTCGCGCAGGTCGTCGGGCGTCACTTTGATCTCTTCCTGCATTTTCCGCTGGAATTTCTGGAGCAGGATGTCGTCGCGGAGCAGGTCGCGGAACTTGCCGACCGTCAGGCCGAGCCGTTTCAGGGCGACTTCCAGCTCCCGCTTCGAGGGGATCTGCTGCTGCTTCATGATCTGGTCGAGCGTGCCGTCGATCTCGGAGCCGGAAACCTTGACCTTCTTCCGCGCTTCTTCCACCATTAAAGTGAAGTCGATGGCCTGGCCCAGCGTCAGGTTCTCGATCATCGCCATGTCGGAGGGGGAAATGTCGCCGCCAAAGCTCTGGGCGACCCGGTTGAGCAGTTCCTGGTAGCGGACCTGGTCGATCTCCCGGCCGTTAACTTTGGCGATCCCTTTGGAGCCGCCCCCGCCCGAGCCGCCTTGCTGGCCGGAAAAACCGAGGCCGTAGAACATCGAGCCGGCGAACACCACCGCGACGGCGATCATGATCGTTTTTGTGTGCTTTCTTAACCAGGTTAACATTTAACTTCCTCCTATGCTTCGTTCTTCAGCGCGCGTGAGACGGAAATGTAGCCGCCGATGATCCCCAGGCACATGCCGCCGATCACCGTGGCGGTGTAAATAAGCCCGAGCAGGAACTGGTCGGTCACGAGCGGCAGGAACGGCAGCGCCTGCGACAGGCGCAGGACCGTGGAATCGTAGGAGAATTTCAGCAGCAGGAAAGCGGCCAGCCCGCCCAGGATGCCGATTATGACCCCTTCGATCATGAACGGCCACTTGACGAAACTGTTCGTCGCGCCGACCAGTTTCATAATGTAGATGTCGGTCTCGCGGGCCAGCACGGTCAACCGGATCGTGTTGACCACGATCAGCAGAGTGGCCAGCGAGAGGAGAATGACCAGCGAGAGGCCGCCGAAGCGGACCGCGCCGACCAGCGATTGCATCTGCTTGATCAGCTGGCCGCTGTAGCGGACCTCGTCGATCTCCGGCAGGTTCGAGACCGTGCGGGCGACGTCGGGGAGCTGGTCGGGGGTGCGGACGCGGACGGCAAAGGTGTGCGGCAGCGGGTTCTCGCGGATCACTTCGTCCAGGGCGAACTTGCCGCCGAAATCGCCCTTGAACCGGTTCCAGGCCTCGGTCTTGGAGGTGAAATCGACCTTCTCCACGCCCGGCAGCTTGGAGAGTTTGACCTGAATGGCCGCCGCCTCGTCGAGCGAGAGGTCCTTTTGGGAATAAGCGACCAGGTCGAGCCGGGAAGAGACGACGCCGACGATGTTCCCCATGTTGAGGATCAGGAGAAGGAAAGTGCCGAAAATGGTCAGGGAGACGGTGATCGTGACGACCGCGACGGAGGTCATCAGGCCGCCCCGCCGGATCGAGCGGAACGCTTCGACGATAAAGAACTCCAGGCTGCTAAACATGGTACATCCCCAGCTGCTGGTCGCGGATCAGCCGCCCGTTCTCCAGCACGACGACCCGCTTTTTCATCTCGTCGACGATGCTCTTGTTGTGCGTGGCGACCACCACGGTCGTGTTCCGCTTGTTGATCTTGTCGAGGAGCTGCAAAATGTCCCAGGAAGTGGCCGGGTCGAGGTTGCCGGTCGGTTCGTCGGCCAAAAGGATCGGCGGGTTGTTCACGATCGCCCGGGCGATGCAGACCCGCTGCTTTTCGCCGCCGGAGAGCTCGTCGGGGAAAGAGTTGACCCGGCGGAGCATGCCGACCAGCTCCAGCGCCTGCATCGCCTTGCGGCGGATGGTTGAGCGCGGCGCGCCGGTAACGCGCAGGGCAAAGGCGACGTTCTCGAAGACCGTTCGCCTGGGGAGGAGCTTAAAGTCCTGGAAGACCACGCCGATGTTGCGGCGGAGGAACGGGACCTGGTTGCCGTCCAGCTCGGCGACGTTGACCCGGTCGACGACCACCTTGCCGGCCGTGGGCCTTTCCTCGCGGTAGACCAGCTTCAGCAGGGTGGTTTTCCCCGCCCCCGACGAGCCGACCAGGAAGACGAACTCTTCCTTGCCGATATGGAGATTGATGTCGTACAGCGATTCGATCCCGCTGTGGTAAGTTTTAAAAACGTTCGTCAATTCGATCATTGATCAGTTCGTCTTTCTACCGGTAAAGGGGGAATTGCCGGCATAACGTCAGCACCCGCTCCTTTACCTCTAGTTTGATCTTTTCGTCGCCCGGGTGGCGCAGGATCCGGGCGATCAGGTCGGCGATCAGCGCCATTTCGCTCTCTTTCATCCCCCGCGTCGTCAGGGCCGGCGTGCCGATCCGGACGCCGGAGGTCACGCTCGGTTTTTCCGGATCGAACGGGATCGTGTTCTTGTTCACCGTGATGCCGACCGCTTCCAGCGCCGGCTGGGCTTCTTTGCCGGTGACCTTGAACGGCCGCAAGTCGACCAGGACCAGGTGGTTGTCGGTCCCGCCCGAAACGAGCCGCAAGCCGTTCTTGATCAGGCCCGCCGCCAGCGCCTGCGCGTTCTTGACCGTCTGGACCTGGTATTGCCGGAACTCTGGTGTCATCGCTTCCTTGAAGCAGACCGCCTTGGCGGCGATGATGTGCTCCAGCGGTCCCCCCTGGATGCCGGGGAACACCGCTTTGTCGACCTGCTTGGCGTACGCTTCCTGGCACAGGATCAACCCGGCGCGCGGGCCGCGCAGGGTCTTGTGAGTGGTGGAAGTGACGATCTCCGCGACCGGGACCGGCGACGGATGGATGCCGGCCGCGACCAGCCCGGCGATGTGGGCGATGTCGACCATCAGGACCGCCCCGACCTCGTCGCAGATCTCGCGGAACTTAGCGAAGTCGATCGTCCGGGGATAAGCGGTCGCCCCGGTGACGATCATTTTGGGCTTATTTTCCCTGGCCAGCGACCGGATCTGGTCGAAATCCATCGTTTCGGTGTCCTGGCGGACGCCGTAGGAGACGAAATTAAAGTAGAGGCCGGAGACGTTGACCGGCGACCCGTGCGTTAAATGCCCGCCGTGCGACAGGTTGAGGCCCATGATCGTGTCGCCCGGTTTGACGCAGGAGACGTAGGCGGCGAAGTTCGCCTGGGAGCCGGAATGCGGCTGGACGTTGGCGTGGTCGGCGCCAAAAAGCTTTTTGGCCCGGTCGATGGCGATCGATTCGGACACGTCGACGAACTCGCAGCCGCCGTAATAGCGCTTGCCGGGATAACCTTCGGCGTATTTGTTGGTCAGGACCGAGCCGCACGCTTCCATCACCGCGCGGGAGGTAAAATTCTCGGAGGCGATCATTTCCAGGTTGTTCTGCTGGCGGTCGAGCTCCTTATCCAGCAGGGCGGCGATCTCCGGGTCGGTGCGGCGGACGTTGTCGATGTTGAAATGCATGGTTATTCCTCGCTTTCCGCCGTAAGTATAACACACGCGGCGCTTTCTTGCCAAGCCGGGCGGATTATAGTATAATCGCAAATCCGTCATGACGCAAAACGACCAGAAAAAAAAGGACGACGACCTGGAAAAGTACCGGTCGCTTTTGGGCGAAGAGCCGGAGGCTTGTGAGGCGTGCGGCGGTCCGCTGGAGCTGGAAAAAGTCAACCTCGAAGATTACCAGGGGGGCAAACTCTACATGATGGAATCGGTCCCCGCCTACGTTTGCCAGGAGTGCGGCGAGGTCTGGGTGCCGGAACCGCTGATGGCCGAGTTCGAAAAAATGATCGCGACCGCCAAGGACAAGAACAAGGACAAGAATAAGATCAAGAAAGCGAGGAAAAAGTAAATGGATATCGAATTAGGCAAGGCCAAAAAGACCCGGCGGGCTTACGGTTTCGACGAGATCGCGCTCTGTCCCTCGATCATCACCATCAACCCGGAGGATACCGACGTTTCGGTGACGATCGGCGGGCGCAAGTTCGAGATCCCGATCATCGCCTCGGCGATGGACGGCGTCGTCAGCCCCAAGATCGCGGTGGCCATGAGCAAGCTCGGCGGTCTGGGGGTCCTCAATTTACAGGGCGTTTGGGCGAAATACGAGGACGCGGACAAGATGCTGGAGAAGATCGCCGCGGTCCCGAAAGAAGAATACGTGCCGCTGATGCAAAAGCTTTACCTGGAGCCGACGAAAAAAGAGCTGGTGGTCAAGCGGATCAAGGAGATCAAGGCCGCCGGCGGCCTCGCCGCCGTCTCGTCGATCCCCCAGGAAGCGCTGGAGCTCGGCCCGATCGCCCGCGACGCCGGAGCGGATATCTTCGTCGTCCAGTCGACCGTTCTCTCGACCAAGCATAAGTCCAAAACTTCCCAGGTCCTCGACCTCAAGAAGTTCTGCACGGAAATGAAGATCCCGGTCATCGTCGGCAACTGCGTCACCTACGAAGTCGCCCTAACGCTGATGGGGACCGGCGTCGCGGCCGTCCTGGTCGGCATCGGCCCGGGCGCCGCCTGCACTTCGCGCGGCGTGCTCGGCGTCGGCATTCCGATGGCCACGGCGATCTCCGATTGCGCGGCCGCCCGCGATTCTTACTTCAAGGAGAACAACGTTTACGTCCCCATCATTGCCGACGGCGGCATGGTGGTGGGCGGCGACATCTGTAAGGCGATCGCCTGCGGCGCCGACGCGGTGATGATCGGTTCGCCGATCGCCAAGTCGACCGAAGCGCCCGGCCGTGGTTTCCACTGGGGGATGGCGACCCCGTCCCCGACCCTGCCGCGCGGCTCCCGGATCAAGGTCGGCACGATCGGCCCGCTCAAAGAGATCATTCACGGCCCGGCCCGGTTCGACGACGGCTCGATGAACTTTGTCGGCGCCCTCCGGACCTCGATGGGGACGCTCGGTGCGGCAACGTTAAAAGAGATGCAGCAGGTGGAAGTCGTGATCGCCCCGTCGATCATGACCGAGGGGAAGGTTTACCAGAAAGCCCAGTCGCTGGGAATGTACAAGTAATGGCGCAGCACGACCTGATCGTCGTCCTCGATTTCGGCGCGCAATATTCGATGTTGATCGCCCGCCGGGTCAGGGAGTGCAACGTCTACTGCGAAGTCTACCCGCACGATATCTCCGTCGAAGAACTGAAAAAGCGGAACGTCAAAGGGGTCATCGTTTCCGGCGGCCCCGCCTCCGTTTACGAAAAGGACGCGCCTAAGGCCGACCCAAAGCTCTGGACCTCCGGCATTCCGGTCCTCGGCATCTGTTACGGCATGCAGCTGATGGCGAAAGAGCTCGGCGGCGAAGTTAAGCCGGGGCAGAAACGGGAATACGGCAAGGCCGATCTCTTGATCGACGACCAGTCAAACATCTTTGCCGGTCTTGACAGCCAGCTGCAGTGCTGGATGAGCCACGGCGATACCGTTGTCGGCCTGCCGGCCGGCTTCAAACAGTTAGCTCACACCGATAACACCAAATACGCCGCCGCCGGCGATCCGGAGAAAAAGATCTACGGCGTCCAGTTCCATCCCGAAGTCGTCCACACCCCGAAAGGGATCGAGATCATCAAGAACTTCGCTTACATCATCTGCGGCTGCCAGCCGACCTGGACCACGGCCAATTTCATCGAAGAGCAGGTCAAGGAGATCCGCGAGAAGGTCGGCAAGGACAAGGTCCTGCTGGCTCTTTCCGGCGGCGTCGATTCGACGACCGTTGCCGCCCTGATCTCCAAAGCGATCGGCGACCAGCTGATCTGCATGTTCATCGATCAGGGTTTTATGCGGAAAAACGAAGCGAAAAAGATCGATGAGCTCTTCCTCAAACGCTTTAAGGTGAATTTCCTCAACATTAACGCCGGCCAGAGGTTCTTTGGCCAGCTCAAGGGGATCATTGATCCGGAACAGAAACGGAG includes:
- a CDS encoding GuaB3 family IMP dehydrogenase-related protein, whose amino-acid sequence is MDIELGKAKKTRRAYGFDEIALCPSIITINPEDTDVSVTIGGRKFEIPIIASAMDGVVSPKIAVAMSKLGGLGVLNLQGVWAKYEDADKMLEKIAAVPKEEYVPLMQKLYLEPTKKELVVKRIKEIKAAGGLAAVSSIPQEALELGPIARDAGADIFVVQSTVLSTKHKSKTSQVLDLKKFCTEMKIPVIVGNCVTYEVALTLMGTGVAAVLVGIGPGAACTSRGVLGVGIPMATAISDCAAARDSYFKENNVYVPIIADGGMVVGGDICKAIACGADAVMIGSPIAKSTEAPGRGFHWGMATPSPTLPRGSRIKVGTIGPLKEIIHGPARFDDGSMNFVGALRTSMGTLGAATLKEMQQVEVVIAPSIMTEGKVYQKAQSLGMYK
- the guaA gene encoding glutamine-hydrolyzing GMP synthase, translated to MAQHDLIVVLDFGAQYSMLIARRVRECNVYCEVYPHDISVEELKKRNVKGVIVSGGPASVYEKDAPKADPKLWTSGIPVLGICYGMQLMAKELGGEVKPGQKREYGKADLLIDDQSNIFAGLDSQLQCWMSHGDTVVGLPAGFKQLAHTDNTKYAAAGDPEKKIYGVQFHPEVVHTPKGIEIIKNFAYIICGCQPTWTTANFIEEQVKEIREKVGKDKVLLALSGGVDSTTVAALISKAIGDQLICMFIDQGFMRKNEAKKIDELFLKRFKVNFLNINAGQRFFGQLKGIIDPEQKRRIIGENFIRTFEEEAKKLGQIPWLAQGTLYPDVIESAVPGTTTGKVAKKIKTHHNVGGLPEKMGFKLIEPLRLLFKDEVRVLGKELGVPEDIVSRQPFPGPGLAIRIIGEVTEERVKILQVVDDIVVSEIKEAGLYRQIWQSFAVLLPIRTVGVMGDKRTYLNTVAIRAVTSLDAMTADWARLPYELLEKISNRIVNETPEVNRVVYDISSKPPSTIEWE